A genomic window from Aquabacterium sp. OR-4 includes:
- a CDS encoding AraC family transcriptional regulator — protein MPPPAPGPGHPPGPAADALAALRARLAHALQQASPAQGLVPHPQLAGLMLFTTEQPGGLLCGIYEPSVAVIVQGRKRVMLGDETLEYDASRYLLSTMDLPATSAILEATPARPYVSLALRLDLREMAALMVEGAPVTGAPVAGREGREGRAMATGRTDAALLDAFCRLLELPQRPEAMPLLEPLVRREIHILLLTGEQGWRLRQLVHSGAQTHPVARAVQVLRERFHEPLRIDDLAREARMSVSTFHHHFKALTAMSPLQYQKQLRLTEARRLMLADKVEAATAAYRVGYESPSQFSREYSRLFGAPPMRDIAELRASA, from the coding sequence GTGCCGCCCCCCGCCCCCGGCCCGGGCCACCCGCCCGGCCCCGCCGCCGATGCGCTGGCCGCGCTGCGCGCGCGTCTGGCGCACGCGCTGCAGCAGGCCTCGCCTGCGCAGGGGCTGGTGCCCCACCCGCAGCTGGCCGGGCTGATGCTGTTCACCACCGAGCAGCCCGGCGGCCTGCTGTGCGGCATCTACGAGCCCAGCGTGGCCGTCATCGTGCAGGGCCGCAAGCGCGTGATGCTGGGCGACGAGACGCTCGAGTACGACGCCTCGCGCTACCTGCTGTCGACCATGGATCTGCCGGCCACCTCGGCCATCCTCGAGGCCACGCCGGCGCGGCCCTATGTCTCGCTGGCCCTGCGGCTGGATCTGCGCGAGATGGCGGCGCTGATGGTGGAAGGCGCGCCCGTCACCGGCGCGCCGGTGGCGGGCCGCGAGGGCCGGGAGGGCCGAGCCATGGCCACAGGCCGCACCGATGCGGCACTGCTCGACGCCTTCTGCCGCCTGCTCGAGCTGCCGCAGCGGCCCGAGGCCATGCCCCTGCTCGAGCCGCTGGTGCGGCGCGAGATCCACATCCTGCTGCTCACCGGCGAGCAGGGCTGGCGCCTGCGCCAGCTGGTGCACAGCGGCGCGCAGACGCACCCGGTGGCGCGCGCGGTGCAGGTGCTGCGCGAGCGCTTCCACGAACCGCTGCGCATCGACGACCTGGCGCGCGAGGCGCGCATGAGCGTGTCCACCTTTCACCACCACTTCAAGGCGCTCACCGCGATGAGCCCGCTGCAGTACCAGAAGCAGCTGCGCCTGACCGAGGCCCGCCGCCTGATGCTGGCCGACAAGGTGGAGGCCGCCACCGCCGCGTACCGCGTGGGTTACGAAAGTCCCTCGCAGTTCAGCCGCGAGTACAGCCGCCTGTTCGGCGCCCCGCCGATGCGCGACATCGCCGAGCTGCGCGCGTCAGCTTGA
- the miaB gene encoding tRNA (N6-isopentenyl adenosine(37)-C2)-methylthiotransferase MiaB produces the protein MSTKKVYIRSFGCQMNEYDADKMADVMRAAEGYEPTSDPEQADLILFNTCSIREKAQEKVFSDLGRVKHLKSKGVLIGVGGCVASQEGAAIIERAPYVDVVFGPQTLHRLPELLQRRRDAARPQVDISFPEIEKFDHLPPAQVKGASAFVSIMEGCSKYCAYCVVPYTRGEEIHRPFDDVLVEVAGLADQGVKEVTLLGQNVNAYRGRMGDTAEIADFALLLEYVHEIPGIERIRYTTSHPNEFTQRLVDAYGRLPKLVNHLHLPVQHGSDRILMAMKRGYTTLEYKSTIRKLRAVRPDISLSTDFIVGYPGETEDDHARSLKLIEDIGYDASFSFVFSPRPGTPAANLHDDTPAERKLARLQQLQALLEGNVQRISASRVGTVQTILVEGPSRKDAAELMGRTECNRIVNFDGGPHSARLVGQLIDVSITEARPHSLRAEVHLPEAASTLAAQPTPA, from the coding sequence ATGAGCACGAAAAAGGTCTACATCCGCAGCTTCGGCTGCCAGATGAACGAGTACGACGCCGACAAGATGGCCGACGTGATGCGCGCGGCCGAAGGCTACGAGCCCACGAGTGACCCCGAGCAGGCCGACCTGATCCTGTTCAACACCTGCTCGATCCGCGAGAAGGCGCAGGAGAAGGTGTTCTCCGACCTCGGCCGCGTCAAGCACCTCAAGAGCAAGGGCGTGCTGATCGGCGTGGGCGGCTGCGTGGCCAGCCAGGAGGGTGCGGCCATCATCGAGCGCGCGCCTTATGTGGACGTGGTGTTCGGCCCGCAAACCCTGCACCGCCTGCCCGAGCTGCTGCAGCGCCGGCGCGATGCCGCGCGGCCGCAGGTGGACATCAGCTTTCCCGAGATCGAGAAGTTCGACCACCTGCCGCCGGCCCAGGTGAAGGGCGCCTCGGCCTTCGTGTCGATCATGGAAGGCTGCAGCAAGTACTGCGCGTACTGCGTGGTGCCCTACACCCGCGGCGAGGAGATCCACCGCCCCTTCGACGACGTGTTGGTCGAGGTGGCCGGTCTGGCCGACCAGGGCGTGAAGGAAGTGACGCTGCTGGGCCAGAACGTCAACGCCTACCGCGGCCGCATGGGCGATACGGCCGAGATCGCCGACTTTGCGCTGCTGCTCGAGTACGTGCACGAGATCCCGGGCATCGAGCGCATCCGCTACACCACCAGCCACCCGAACGAGTTCACGCAGCGCCTGGTGGATGCCTATGGCCGCCTGCCCAAGCTGGTGAACCACCTGCACCTGCCGGTGCAGCACGGCTCCGACCGCATCCTGATGGCCATGAAGCGCGGCTACACCACGCTCGAGTACAAGAGCACGATCCGCAAGCTGCGCGCGGTGCGGCCCGACATCAGCCTGAGCACCGACTTCATCGTCGGCTACCCCGGCGAGACCGAGGACGACCACGCCCGAAGCCTGAAGCTGATCGAGGACATCGGCTACGACGCCAGCTTCAGCTTCGTGTTCAGCCCGCGCCCCGGCACCCCGGCCGCCAACCTGCACGACGACACGCCGGCCGAGCGCAAGCTGGCGCGCCTGCAGCAGCTGCAGGCGCTGCTGGAAGGCAATGTGCAGCGCATCAGCGCCAGCCGCGTGGGCACGGTGCAGACCATCCTGGTGGAAGGCCCCAGCCGCAAGGACGCCGCCGAGCTGATGGGCCGCACCGAGTGCAACCGCATCGTCAACTTCGACGGCGGGCCGCACAGCGCGCGCCTGGTCGGCCAGCTGATCGACGTGAGCATCACCGAGGCGCGGCCGCACTCGCTGCGCGCCGAGGTGCACCTGCCCGAGGCCGCCAGCACGCTGGCGGCGCAGCCGACGCCGGCCTGA
- the hemA gene encoding glutamyl-tRNA reductase codes for MSVFTVGLNHTTAPLDLRGRFAFAPDQLPPALQALRQRLQRQTPEVALLSTCNRTELYVAADAAEVPQLVVPTIEWLAGHGQVSPEQLRHHTYVREHRDAARHAFRVAAGLDSMVLGEPQILGQMKQAVREADAAGTLGTTLHQLFQRSFSVAKDVRTSTEIGSHSISMAAASVRLAAQLFEDLRDIRVLFVGAGEMIELVATHFAARAPKGMAIANRTLERGEKLAGRFGAEALRLADLPQRLHEYDAIVSCTASTLPIIGMGAVKSALKARRHRPMFMVDLAVPRDIEPEVATLSDVYLYTVDDLSALVQSAGERRQAAVAQAEAIIDAGVQSFTHWLEQRATVPLIQALQAQADDWRAGEIARARKLLAKGADIDTVLEALSRGLTQKLLHGAMAELHGSDGEARQQVAQTVSRLFLRNTARNPADDGSAR; via the coding sequence ATGAGCGTTTTCACGGTCGGTCTGAACCACACCACTGCGCCGCTGGATCTGCGCGGCCGGTTTGCGTTCGCGCCTGACCAGCTGCCGCCGGCCCTGCAGGCGCTGCGCCAGCGCCTGCAGCGCCAGACGCCCGAGGTGGCGCTGCTGTCCACCTGCAACCGCACCGAGCTGTACGTGGCTGCCGACGCCGCCGAGGTGCCGCAGCTGGTGGTGCCCACCATCGAGTGGCTGGCCGGCCACGGCCAGGTGTCGCCCGAGCAGCTGCGCCACCACACCTATGTGCGCGAGCACCGCGACGCCGCCCGCCATGCCTTCCGCGTGGCGGCGGGCCTGGATTCGATGGTGCTGGGCGAGCCGCAGATCCTGGGCCAGATGAAGCAGGCCGTGCGCGAGGCCGACGCCGCCGGCACCCTGGGCACCACGCTGCACCAGCTGTTCCAACGCAGCTTCTCGGTGGCCAAGGACGTTCGCACCAGCACCGAGATCGGCAGCCACAGCATCAGCATGGCCGCCGCCTCGGTGCGCCTGGCGGCGCAGCTGTTCGAGGACCTGCGCGACATCCGCGTGCTGTTCGTCGGCGCCGGCGAGATGATCGAGCTGGTGGCCACGCACTTTGCCGCACGCGCGCCCAAGGGCATGGCGATTGCCAACCGCACGCTCGAGCGCGGCGAGAAGCTGGCCGGGCGTTTTGGCGCCGAGGCGCTGCGCCTGGCCGATCTGCCGCAGCGCCTGCACGAGTACGACGCGATCGTCTCGTGCACCGCCAGCACGCTGCCGATCATCGGCATGGGCGCGGTGAAAAGCGCGCTGAAGGCACGCCGCCACCGGCCGATGTTCATGGTCGACCTGGCCGTGCCGCGCGACATCGAGCCCGAGGTGGCCACGCTGTCGGATGTGTACCTGTACACCGTGGATGATCTCTCGGCCCTGGTGCAGTCGGCCGGCGAGCGCCGCCAGGCCGCGGTGGCCCAGGCCGAGGCCATCATCGACGCCGGCGTGCAGAGCTTCACCCACTGGCTCGAGCAGCGCGCCACGGTACCGCTGATCCAGGCCCTGCAGGCCCAGGCCGATGACTGGCGCGCCGGCGAGATCGCCCGCGCGCGCAAGCTGCTGGCCAAGGGCGCCGACATCGACACGGTGCTCGAAGCCCTGTCGCGCGGCCTCACCCAGAAGCTGCTGCACGGCGCCATGGCCGAGCTGCACGGCAGCGACGGCGAGGCGCGCCAGCAGGTGGCGCAGACCGTCTCGCGCCTGTTCCTGCGCAACACGGCGCGCAACCCGGCCGACGACGGCAGCGCGCGCTGA
- a CDS encoding sensor histidine kinase — protein sequence MRWRPRLDTLFARLLLMQLLTVLAVVLVLGALFYMERNQAISRLVAMRWAPVLQAALATLPGKAPGDLAALAATATPAPASSSAAGSAPGAAADTATPLGETGLWRRDSPPPRALRGATWVPRLKALQQTLRERGVPVQQLVVTRYQSRPVIWVAVALADGRLQWLGFADDVLEPLFPARLGLALLLASLLVLVASALTARRLAAPLARLRERMAAHTPGAGPPPAALPARGPAATVELAQIEQAWQLLAERLALHESERQLLLAGVSHDLRSPLARVRMAAELLPEAPGVAERRAAIVRNVEVADRLLQSFLDLVRADTVALDETVDLAALARQVLALRSDAGLQLEAPASLRLERANALALERVLHNLIDNALHHGAAPVVLRLGGGAGAPAGLGHPAGRGGTCWIEVQDAGPGIPEAERAQVLRAFARGDRSRGRPGTGLGLAVVVALARRMGGGVQIRGGPGDLRVRVTLDRTAARA from the coding sequence ATGCGCTGGCGCCCGCGGCTGGACACGCTGTTTGCCCGGCTGCTGCTGATGCAGCTGCTCACCGTGCTGGCGGTGGTGCTGGTGCTGGGCGCGCTGTTCTACATGGAGCGCAACCAGGCCATCTCGCGCCTGGTGGCGATGCGCTGGGCGCCGGTGCTGCAGGCGGCGCTGGCCACGCTGCCGGGCAAGGCGCCGGGGGACTTGGCCGCACTGGCCGCAACCGCCACACCAGCCCCTGCAAGCAGCAGCGCGGCCGGCAGCGCCCCCGGCGCGGCGGCCGACACCGCCACCCCGCTGGGTGAGACCGGCCTGTGGCGGCGCGACAGCCCGCCGCCGCGGGCCCTGCGCGGCGCCACCTGGGTGCCGCGCCTGAAGGCCTTGCAGCAGACGCTGCGCGAGCGCGGCGTGCCGGTGCAGCAGCTGGTGGTCACGCGCTACCAGTCGCGGCCGGTGATCTGGGTGGCCGTGGCGCTGGCCGATGGCCGCCTGCAATGGCTGGGCTTTGCCGACGATGTGCTGGAGCCGCTGTTTCCGGCGCGCCTGGGCCTGGCGCTGCTGCTGGCCAGCCTGCTGGTGCTGGTGGCCAGTGCCTTGACGGCGCGGCGCCTGGCTGCCCCGCTGGCCCGGCTGCGCGAGCGCATGGCCGCCCACACCCCGGGCGCCGGCCCGCCGCCAGCGGCCCTGCCGGCGCGCGGGCCGGCGGCCACCGTGGAGCTGGCGCAGATCGAGCAGGCCTGGCAGCTGCTGGCCGAGCGCCTGGCGCTGCACGAAAGCGAACGCCAGCTGCTGCTGGCCGGCGTGTCGCACGACTTGCGCAGCCCGCTGGCCCGGGTGCGCATGGCCGCCGAGCTGCTGCCCGAGGCGCCGGGCGTGGCCGAGCGCCGCGCCGCCATCGTGCGCAATGTGGAGGTGGCCGATCGCCTGCTGCAGAGCTTTCTGGACCTGGTGCGCGCCGACACCGTGGCCCTCGACGAGACGGTCGACCTGGCCGCCCTGGCGCGCCAGGTGCTGGCCCTGCGCAGCGATGCCGGCCTGCAGCTCGAGGCGCCGGCCAGCCTGCGCCTCGAGCGCGCCAATGCGCTGGCGCTCGAGCGCGTGCTGCACAACCTGATCGACAACGCGCTGCACCACGGCGCCGCGCCGGTGGTGTTGCGCCTGGGGGGCGGCGCCGGCGCCCCGGCCGGCCTGGGCCACCCCGCGGGCCGCGGCGGCACCTGCTGGATCGAGGTGCAGGATGCCGGCCCCGGCATCCCCGAGGCTGAGCGCGCGCAGGTGCTGCGCGCCTTTGCCCGTGGCGACCGCAGCCGCGGCCGGCCCGGCACCGGCCTGGGCCTGGCGGTGGTGGTGGCCCTGGCGCGGCGCATGGGCGGCGGCGTGCAGATCCGCGGCGGGCCGGGCGATCTGCGGGTGCGCGTGACGCTGGACCGCACGGCTGCCCGCGCCTGA
- a CDS encoding response regulator transcription factor: protein MQALPLVLVVDDDAELSAMVCELLAREGWAVHAVLTGGDGERALARLQPEVVLLDVMLPDANGLELCRRWRASHPALGLLMLTARGDPLDRVLGLEIGADDYLAKPFEARELVARVRALLRRAAPGRAESPLLRFAGMHIDLVRREVQAGGQALVLTSVEFKLLVALARVPGQALTRDQLSEAVQAGTYRPQDRTVDVQVARLRRKLREAAPGAEWIDTVRGEGYVFVPRG, encoded by the coding sequence ATGCAAGCCCTTCCCCTGGTACTGGTTGTCGACGACGATGCCGAGCTCTCGGCCATGGTCTGCGAGCTGCTGGCGCGCGAGGGCTGGGCGGTGCATGCGGTGCTCACCGGCGGCGATGGCGAGCGGGCGCTGGCGCGGCTGCAGCCCGAGGTGGTGCTGCTCGACGTGATGCTGCCCGACGCCAACGGCCTGGAGCTGTGCCGGCGCTGGCGTGCCAGCCATCCGGCGCTGGGCCTGCTGATGCTGACCGCGCGCGGCGATCCGCTCGACCGCGTGCTGGGCCTCGAGATTGGCGCCGACGACTACCTGGCCAAGCCCTTCGAGGCGCGCGAGCTGGTGGCCCGCGTGCGGGCGCTGCTGCGCCGGGCCGCGCCGGGCCGCGCCGAATCGCCGCTGCTGCGCTTTGCCGGCATGCACATCGACCTGGTGCGCCGCGAGGTGCAGGCCGGGGGCCAGGCGCTGGTGCTCACCAGCGTGGAGTTCAAGCTGCTGGTGGCGCTGGCGCGGGTGCCCGGCCAGGCGCTCACGCGCGACCAGCTCAGCGAGGCGGTGCAGGCCGGCACCTACCGGCCGCAGGACCGCACCGTGGATGTGCAGGTGGCGCGGCTGCGCCGCAAGCTGCGCGAGGCCGCGCCCGGCGCGGAGTGGATCGACACCGTGCGCGGCGAAGGCTATGTCTTCGTGCCGCGCGGCTGA
- a CDS encoding sterol desaturase family protein, protein MTPTPPAPGTPLRAMFSPEAQPWLLALLLLVVGAALIEGLVLHFVRRQAYDWRALAASLADAVGRRAIEALGLSLLAPLLLWCHSHRIADWPLHTPWQWLGLFLAHELAYYLYHRCAHRVHWFWATHAVHHTPNQLTLAAALRLGWTGKFSGHLLFFAPLLWLGASPQAVFGTLAANLLYQFWLHAPWLPRLGPLEWLLNTPAHHRIHHAANPEYLDCNYGGVLIVYDRLFGSFVAERPDVPPRFGLSTPLLSHNPLRIATIGWLGLARALRRARGWRGVLRALFGPPRDTAG, encoded by the coding sequence ATGACACCCACCCCACCGGCCCCCGGCACCCCCTTGCGCGCGATGTTCAGCCCCGAGGCGCAGCCCTGGCTGCTGGCCTTGCTGCTGCTGGTGGTGGGCGCCGCGCTGATCGAGGGCCTGGTGCTGCACTTCGTGCGGCGCCAGGCCTACGACTGGCGCGCGCTGGCCGCCTCGCTGGCCGATGCCGTGGGCCGGCGTGCCATTGAAGCGCTGGGCCTGTCGCTGCTGGCGCCGCTGCTGCTGTGGTGCCACAGCCACCGCATCGCCGACTGGCCGCTGCACACGCCCTGGCAGTGGCTGGGGCTGTTTCTGGCGCACGAGCTGGCCTACTACCTCTACCACCGCTGCGCCCACCGGGTGCACTGGTTCTGGGCCACGCATGCGGTGCACCACACGCCCAACCAGCTCACGCTGGCCGCCGCGCTGCGCCTGGGCTGGACCGGCAAGTTCAGCGGCCACCTGCTGTTCTTTGCGCCGCTGCTGTGGCTGGGTGCCTCGCCGCAGGCGGTGTTTGGCACGCTGGCGGCCAATCTGCTGTACCAGTTCTGGCTGCACGCGCCCTGGCTGCCGCGGCTGGGGCCGCTGGAATGGCTGCTGAACACCCCCGCCCACCACCGCATCCACCACGCCGCCAACCCCGAGTACCTGGATTGCAACTACGGCGGCGTGTTGATCGTCTACGACCGGCTGTTCGGCAGCTTCGTGGCCGAGCGGCCCGATGTGCCGCCCCGCTTCGGCCTCAGCACGCCGCTGCTCAGCCACAACCCGCTGCGCATTGCCACCATCGGCTGGCTGGGCCTGGCGCGGGCGCTGCGCCGGGCGCGCGGCTGGCGCGGCGTGCTGCGCGCGCTGTTCGGGCCGCCGCGCGATACGGCGGGTTGA
- a CDS encoding sulfite exporter TauE/SafE family protein → MELLLVCLASLLAGTIDAIVGGGGLILVPALFATFPTAPPATLLGTNKSASVWGTLMATRQYLRRVQLRWATWVPAMVAALLGSLAGAWAVSVVDPGFLRKALPLVLVAVLLYTLANKHLGRQHQPPASAARERLWASLIGMVVGAYDGFFGPGTGSFFIFAFVRVLGYDFLHASAAAKLLNLATNAAALALFTAKGHVWWHLGLPMALANVAGSLLGSRLALKHGAGFVRGVFVLVVGALVLKTARDAFLA, encoded by the coding sequence ATGGAACTGCTGCTCGTCTGCCTGGCCTCGCTGCTGGCCGGCACCATCGATGCCATCGTCGGCGGCGGTGGCCTGATCCTGGTGCCGGCGCTGTTTGCCACCTTTCCCACCGCGCCGCCGGCCACGCTGCTGGGCACCAACAAGTCGGCCTCGGTGTGGGGCACGCTGATGGCCACCCGCCAGTACCTGCGCCGCGTGCAGCTGCGCTGGGCCACCTGGGTGCCGGCCATGGTGGCAGCGCTGCTCGGCAGCCTGGCCGGGGCCTGGGCGGTGAGCGTGGTCGACCCCGGTTTCCTGCGCAAGGCCCTGCCCCTGGTGCTGGTGGCGGTGCTGCTGTACACGCTGGCCAACAAGCACCTGGGCCGCCAGCACCAACCGCCGGCCAGCGCCGCACGCGAGCGCCTGTGGGCCAGCCTCATCGGCATGGTGGTGGGCGCCTACGACGGCTTCTTCGGCCCCGGCACCGGCAGCTTCTTCATCTTTGCGTTCGTGCGGGTGCTGGGTTATGACTTCCTGCATGCCTCGGCGGCTGCGAAACTGCTCAACCTGGCCACCAATGCCGCCGCGCTGGCCCTGTTCACCGCCAAGGGCCATGTCTGGTGGCACCTGGGCCTGCCGATGGCGCTGGCCAACGTGGCCGGCAGCCTGCTGGGCAGCCGGCTGGCGCTCAAGCACGGCGCCGGCTTCGTGCGCGGCGTGTTCGTGCTGGTGGTGGGCGCCCTGGTGCTGAAAACCGCGCGCGACGCCTTCCTGGCCTGA
- the prfA gene encoding peptide chain release factor 1, whose product MNPALRQQLERLAMRLDELDAHLADPALSQDINRYRSVAREQAEVAELVQRWRGYQQAEADLATARELLAEPEMAEMARDEIASAEAAISRLDGEVKTLLLPKDPDDARNAFLEIRAGTGGDESALFAGDLARMYTRWCDARGWRVEVMSENASDLGGYKELVLRIEGDAVYGQLKFESGGHRVQRVPATESQGRIHTSACTVAVMPEPDEATEITLNPADLRIDTFRASGAGGQHINKTDSAIRVTHLPTGLVAECQDDRSQHRNKAKALAVLQARLRDRERAEREAKEAATRRSLVGTGDRSDRIRTYNFPQGRLTDHRINLTLYKLGQIMEGDLADVISALQTAQAQDQLAALEGAA is encoded by the coding sequence ATGAATCCCGCCCTGCGACAGCAACTCGAACGGCTGGCCATGCGCCTGGACGAGCTGGATGCCCACCTGGCCGATCCGGCGCTGAGCCAGGACATCAACCGCTACCGCAGCGTGGCGCGCGAGCAGGCCGAGGTGGCCGAGCTGGTGCAGCGCTGGCGCGGCTACCAGCAGGCCGAGGCCGACCTGGCCACCGCGCGCGAGCTGCTGGCCGAGCCCGAGATGGCCGAGATGGCGCGCGACGAGATCGCCAGCGCCGAGGCCGCGATCAGCCGGCTGGACGGCGAGGTCAAGACCCTGCTGCTGCCCAAGGACCCCGACGACGCGCGCAACGCCTTCCTGGAGATCCGCGCCGGCACCGGCGGCGACGAATCGGCGCTGTTTGCCGGCGATCTGGCGCGCATGTACACGCGCTGGTGCGACGCGCGCGGCTGGCGCGTGGAGGTGATGAGCGAGAACGCCTCCGACCTCGGCGGCTACAAGGAGCTGGTGCTGCGCATCGAGGGCGACGCCGTGTACGGCCAGCTCAAGTTCGAGAGCGGCGGCCACCGCGTGCAGCGCGTGCCGGCCACCGAATCGCAGGGCCGCATCCACACCAGCGCCTGCACCGTGGCGGTGATGCCCGAGCCCGACGAGGCCACCGAGATCACGCTGAACCCGGCTGATCTGCGCATCGACACCTTCCGCGCCAGCGGCGCCGGCGGCCAGCACATCAACAAGACCGACTCGGCGATCCGCGTCACCCACCTGCCCACCGGCCTGGTGGCCGAATGCCAGGACGACCGCAGCCAGCACCGCAACAAGGCCAAGGCCCTGGCCGTGCTGCAGGCCCGTCTGCGCGACCGCGAGCGCGCCGAGCGCGAGGCCAAGGAGGCCGCCACCCGCCGCAGCCTGGTGGGCACCGGCGACCGCAGCGACCGCATCCGCACCTACAACTTCCCGCAGGGCCGGCTCACCGACCACCGCATCAACCTCACGCTGTACAAGCTGGGCCAGATCATGGAAGGCGACCTGGCCGACGTGATCAGCGCGCTGCAGACCGCCCAGGCACAAGACCAGCTGGCGGCGCTGGAGGGCGCGGCGTGA
- the prmC gene encoding peptide chain release factor N(5)-glutamine methyltransferase encodes MSPAAPGTRTGTGSPSVREALAQAAALGLDRIDAHALLGHALQRPRAWLIAHDADPLPPEAARAFATACHQRADGVPVAYLLGEREFHGLALQVTPDVLVPRPDTETLVDWALALLPALGAAPRVLDLGTGSGAIALAVAHRHPAAQVLATDLSPAALAVAQGNAQRLGLPVAWAQGTWWQAVAAGACFDLVLSNPPYIAGDDPHLPALRHEPRLALTPGGDGLDAYRAIVAGAAAHLAPGGWLLFEHGFDQAAPVAALLQAAGLTEISTRLDLEARPRCTGGRAPSGKA; translated from the coding sequence GTGAGCCCCGCGGCGCCGGGCACGCGCACGGGCACGGGCTCGCCCTCGGTGCGCGAGGCCCTGGCCCAGGCCGCCGCGCTGGGCCTGGACCGCATCGACGCCCATGCGCTGCTGGGCCATGCGCTGCAGCGCCCGCGCGCCTGGCTGATCGCCCACGACGCCGACCCGCTGCCGCCCGAGGCCGCCCGCGCCTTTGCCACCGCCTGCCACCAGCGCGCCGATGGCGTGCCGGTGGCCTATCTGCTGGGCGAGCGCGAGTTCCATGGCCTGGCGCTGCAGGTCACGCCCGATGTGCTGGTGCCGCGGCCCGACACCGAAACCCTGGTCGACTGGGCGCTCGCGCTGCTGCCGGCGCTGGGCGCCGCGCCCCGGGTGCTCGATCTGGGCACCGGCAGCGGCGCCATCGCGCTGGCCGTGGCCCATCGCCACCCGGCGGCGCAGGTGCTGGCCACCGATCTGAGCCCCGCCGCGCTGGCCGTGGCGCAGGGCAATGCGCAGCGCCTGGGCCTGCCGGTGGCCTGGGCCCAGGGCACCTGGTGGCAGGCCGTGGCCGCCGGCGCGTGCTTCGACCTGGTGCTCAGCAACCCGCCCTACATCGCCGGCGACGACCCCCACCTGCCGGCGCTGCGCCACGAGCCCCGGCTGGCGCTGACCCCCGGCGGCGACGGGCTCGACGCCTACCGCGCCATCGTGGCGGGCGCCGCGGCGCACCTGGCGCCGGGCGGCTGGCTGCTGTTCGAGCATGGCTTCGACCAGGCCGCGCCGGTGGCCGCGCTGCTGCAGGCCGCCGGCCTGACCGAGATCAGCACCCGCCTCGACCTCGAAGCCCGGCCGCGCTGCACCGGCGGGCGGGCGCCCTCCGGCAAAGCGTGA
- the grxD gene encoding Grx4 family monothiol glutaredoxin — translation MSDVKQQIDGLVKGNRVVLFMKGTAQFPMCGFSGRAIELLKASGVKDLVTVNVLDNDAIRQGIKEYADWPTIPQLYIKGEFVGGSDIMMEMYESGELKQLLA, via the coding sequence ATGAGCGACGTGAAACAACAGATCGACGGCCTGGTGAAGGGCAACCGCGTGGTGCTGTTCATGAAGGGCACGGCCCAGTTCCCGATGTGCGGCTTCTCGGGCCGCGCGATCGAGCTGCTGAAGGCCAGCGGCGTGAAGGACCTGGTCACCGTCAACGTGCTCGACAACGACGCCATCCGCCAGGGCATCAAGGAATACGCCGACTGGCCGACCATTCCCCAGCTCTACATCAAGGGCGAATTCGTCGGCGGCTCGGACATCATGATGGAGATGTACGAGTCGGGCGAGCTGAAGCAGCTGCTGGCCTGA
- a CDS encoding UbiX family flavin prenyltransferase, producing MARLVVGITGASGAVYGVRLLQRARTLGLETHLVVTPSGVLSAHHELGLDRAALGALADHHHAPGDVGACVASGSFDTTAMVVAPCSMKTLAAIAHGFGDNLLTRAADVTLKERRRLILLVRETPFNLAHLRNMTAVTEMGGIVFPPLPAFYNKPANIDEMVDDTVERVLQLTGAGSAAPRAWPGLRG from the coding sequence ATGGCGCGCCTGGTCGTCGGCATCACCGGTGCCAGCGGTGCGGTGTACGGCGTGCGCCTGCTGCAGCGCGCGCGCACGCTCGGCCTCGAAACCCACCTGGTCGTCACGCCTTCGGGCGTGCTCAGCGCCCACCACGAGCTGGGCCTGGACCGTGCCGCGCTCGGGGCGCTGGCCGACCACCACCACGCCCCGGGCGATGTGGGCGCCTGCGTGGCCTCGGGCAGCTTCGACACCACCGCCATGGTGGTGGCGCCCTGCTCGATGAAGACGCTGGCCGCCATCGCCCACGGCTTTGGCGACAACCTGCTCACCCGCGCGGCCGATGTCACGCTGAAGGAGCGCCGCCGGCTGATCCTGCTGGTGCGCGAAACGCCCTTCAACCTGGCCCACCTGCGCAACATGACCGCCGTGACCGAGATGGGCGGCATCGTCTTTCCACCGCTGCCGGCCTTCTACAACAAGCCCGCCAACATCGACGAGATGGTTGACGACACGGTCGAGCGGGTGCTGCAGCTGACCGGTGCCGGCAGCGCCGCGCCGCGCGCCTGGCCAGGCCTGCGCGGCTAG